From a single Oncorhynchus tshawytscha isolate Ot180627B linkage group LG29, Otsh_v2.0, whole genome shotgun sequence genomic region:
- the LOC112227930 gene encoding zinc finger protein with KRAB and SCAN domains 7, with translation MSKLQQINVFLNEKLTAVPLEISVLVKKTIAEHQEEISRLKRANARLRRLLDLVFKPEIKLHRLADLQLLTLTEEEVNPEQQHCEQEWSANLGLQESDAEESMWNSINITVENRTKSDGESYSESESTSDYEPPSDSDNSESDHVNMDNRIRLSGLTPLKSKRGRGRPRKETGALPDLKCDVCIKCFATASGLRRHLRNWHSEERPIGLPRKETSELSDLKCNVCGKCLATARSLKRHVQLRHSEERPYMCDTCGQCFALNRYLIRHMKIHADERQHCCTKCGKRFFHKESLKNHMVNIHAGLVFKCDLCGKCLSTKGRLKLHRQNHTGEKSHPCKECDKAFDCESGLIKHMRTHTGEKPFQCKECGKCFGEKGSLTKHMMTHTQEKPHRCNECGRCFNLKGNLTVHMRTHTGEGVQCHLCGTYLKLASSLKRHLRTHRRNIHKD, from the exons ATGTCTAAACTACAGCAGATCAATGTATTTCTCAACGAAAAATTAACAGCAGTTCCTTTGGAGATATCAGTGTTAGTAAAAAAAACGATCGCAGAGCACCAGGAAGAAATCTCCCGTTTGAAACGGGCGAATGCACGTCTACGAAGACTGCTGGATTTGGTTTTCAAACCAGAGATAAAGTTGCATAGATTAGCAG ACCTCCAGCTGCTCACCCTCACTGAAGAGGAGGTTAAccctgagcagcagcactgtgagcaGGAATGGAGCGCCAATCTGGGGCTGCAGGAGTCTGATGCTGAAGAGTCTATGTGGAACTCTATCAATATAACTGTAGAGAACCGGACAAAATCTGATGGCGAGAGCTACAGCGAGTCCGAATCAACCAGTGACTATGAGCCCCCCTCTGACAGTGACAACAGTGAAAGTGATCATGTAAATATGGACAATAGAATACGATTGTCAGGGTTAACGCCTCTTAAATCAAAGCGAGGAAGAGGACGGCCAAGGAAAGAAACTGGGGCGTTGCCTGATTTAAAATGTGATGTGTGCATAAAATGTTTTGCGACAGCAAGTGGTCTGAGAAGGCATCTGCGAAATTGGCACAGTGAAGAGAGACCAATAGGACTGCCAAGGAAAGAAACCAGTGAGTTGTCGGATCTGAAATGTAACGTTTGCGGAAAATGCTTGGCGACGGCACGTAGTCTGAAAAGGCATGTGCAACTCAGGCACAGCGAAGAGAGACCATACATGTGCGACACATGTGGACAATGTTTCGCCTTGAACCGCTATCTGATCCGGCACATGAAGATTCATGCTGATGAGAGACAACATTGCTGCACCAAATGTGGCAAACGTTTCTTTCACAAAGAAAGTCTGAAAAATCATATGGTTAATATTCACGCAGGGCTGGTTTTTAAATGTGATTTGTGTGGAAAATGCTTGTCAACAAAAGGTCGTCTGAAACTGCATCGGCAAAATCACACTGGGGAGAAATCCCATCCTTGCAAAGAATGTGACAAAGCCTTCGACTGCGAGTCTGGCTTGATAAAGCATATGAGGACTCACACTGGGGAGAAACCATTTCAGTGTAAAGAATGTGGCAAATGCTTCGGCGAGAAGGGAAGCCTGACAAAGCATATGATGACTCACACACAGGAGAAACCACATCGCTGCAACGAATGTGGCAGATGCTTCAATCTAAAGGGAAACCTGACCGTGCATATGAGGACACATACGGGGGAGGGAGTTCAATGCCATTTGTGTGGAACTTATTTGAAGCTAGCATCAAGTCTGAAGAGACATCTGCGAACTCACAGAAGAAATATTCACAAAGACTAA